AAGACGTCAATGCAGACTGGCCTGACACAGAGATTAAGATCTACGCACCGGGAACGGACTCAGGGACATTTGACTATTTCTTCGGCGATGTGGTGGCCAAGAATAAGGACATCGAACATCCGCGTGACGACATGTCAGTCAGCGAAGATGACAATAATTTGGTCAATGGCGTTGCCGGCGAAAAAGGCGCAATCGGCTTCTTCGGTGCGTCCTACTACTTTGCCAACCAAGACAAAATCAAAGCTGTCAAAATCGTCAATCCTGAAACGGGATTGGCTGTTGGCCCCACCGCGGAAACCATTGAGGACGGCACCTACGCGCCCTTCGGCCGTCCATTGTTCTTGTATGTCAATGTTAAATCCCTCAAGCGGCCCGAGGTCAAACAGTTCATCAAGTACTACTTACAAAATGCCGGGACTCTTGCTGAGCAAGTGAATTATGTTGCTCTGCCAGCAGCGATCTACGAGCGGGCGACCGAACATTTTGAAAACCGCCTGTCCGGCACCCACTTTCTCAACTCCGAAATGAAGAAGCAGTCTGGCACCTTGGCGGAGCTGTACCTGGCCGACCGCTTGGTCGGTGCGGAGTAAGCTGTGTCAATGGACCTTTCCGCGAGCGATATCTCGCAACTAGTTCATCATCCATCGCGACGTCGGTCTCGCACCGCAGCCAGGCTGCGTGACCGCTGCGTTCGTGGCCTGTTGCTGGCATGTTCAGCCTTGTCGGTATTCATTACGTTCACGATCATCGTCGTCCTCCTGCGAGAGTCGATTCGATTCTTTGGACTTGACAGTGTTCGTTTCGCTGATTTTGTGGGTGGAACCAAGTGGTCGCCACTGATCGGCGGTGAAATCGGGGTATGGCCGCTAGTCTGTGGCACGCTATTGGTGACAGGGGTGGCCATGGTCGTCGCTCTGCCACTCGGGATGGTGACGGCGATCTACCTCAGTGAATACGCCTCTCGCCGACTACGCTCGATCCTGAAGCCTACGCTCGAGGTCTTAGCGGGCATTCCGACCGTTGTGTATGGTTATTTTGCGCTGATGGTAATCACGCCGGGGCTGAAGTTTCTGCACGAAGGGTTCAACATCTACAATGCCCTCAGTGCCGGGATAGCTGTCGGTATCCTGTGCTTGCCGACGGTTTGCTCACTAGCGGAAGATGCCCTCCGCGCGGTCCCCCGCAGCCTTCGCGACGCCGCCTATGGCCTGGGAGCAACTCGGTTTGACGTCGCAACGACCGTTGTTGTCCCTGCGGCGCTTTCGGGAATTGTATCGGCCTGTTTACTATCAATCTCTCGCGCAATCGGTGAGACAATGATTGTTGCACTCGCAGCGGGAGCGACGGCACGCATGACATTGGATCCTCGCCAAGAGGTACAGACCATGACCGGTTGGATCGTGCAGATGTGTTTGGGTGACGCGAGTCATCAAGGCATGGGATATTTCTCAATGTACGCCGTTGCTGCAGTTTTGTTTCTGATCACGTTCTCGCTAACCGTGATCGGGACCCTGGTTCGAAATCGATTCCGCGAGGAGTATCAGTGAACATCGATCTTGAAGGCCAACTACCATCGCTGGCTCCTAACGAACTGATTCCGCAGCCTCCTCGCGTGGGCGATTCACACCGTCGCTCGCTAAAAAATCGCCACCGGGTGGACCGCTTCTTTGTGCGTTTTTGCATGCTGACCGCGTTCGCTTCGATTGTGATTCTGGCCGTCCTGCTAGGCTCAATCTTGTATGCGGGATTGCCAGGAATGAATTGGCACTTCATTCGGTCGGCACCAAGTTCAGTACCATCGGAAGCGGGGATCCAACCCGCCATGTTCGGATCCATTTGGGTATGTAGTGTCTGTGCTTTATTCGCATTGCCGATTGGCGTCGCGACCGCCATCTTTTTGGAGGAATTCCCCGCCCGCAGCAAATTTGCCAAGATGTTCCAGAGCTTTGTACAGCTCAACATTAGCAATCTAGCCAGCGTCCCATCGGTCGTCTACGGAATGATTGGCTTGACCGTATTCGCAGGAATGTTCGGGCTCTTGGGAAGTTCCCGAGCACCTGCTGTCGAAGTTGGAGTTAATTATTTCCATCAATTCCTCAGCGAAGGCGATCGCATCCTGCGAGTCCCAGTCAAAAATCAGCAGGCATCCGCTACCGTTGTAGCGAGCCCAATGACGGCACTGACGAGCTCCGGAACTCTGGTTCAGGTCAACGTCATTGGAGCTCGAGATCCGCTGCCCAAATCCCCTGAACTGCGGGCGGTGACGCTTCGCAGCGATGCCGAATCGGGAATCATTAGCGACAAGGCTTGGT
This genomic window from Allorhodopirellula heiligendammensis contains:
- a CDS encoding PstS family phosphate ABC transporter substrate-binding protein, yielding MALRNSARQRFHFPPVLLCMIGFSLIFAAAGCRDHTGSDVTPEATGIDDFSSEVQDIEGAISIDGSSTVAPISTAAAESFEKDFQNVRVTVAISGTGGGFGRFALGETDISDASRPIKADELAECQKHGVGFVELPVAYDGLSIVVNKENDFIESLTVDQLKAIFLKEGGATTWQDVNADWPDTEIKIYAPGTDSGTFDYFFGDVVAKNKDIEHPRDDMSVSEDDNNLVNGVAGEKGAIGFFGASYYFANQDKIKAVKIVNPETGLAVGPTAETIEDGTYAPFGRPLFLYVNVKSLKRPEVKQFIKYYLQNAGTLAEQVNYVALPAAIYERATEHFENRLSGTHFLNSEMKKQSGTLAELYLADRLVGAE
- the pstC gene encoding phosphate ABC transporter permease subunit PstC, which translates into the protein MDLSASDISQLVHHPSRRRSRTAARLRDRCVRGLLLACSALSVFITFTIIVVLLRESIRFFGLDSVRFADFVGGTKWSPLIGGEIGVWPLVCGTLLVTGVAMVVALPLGMVTAIYLSEYASRRLRSILKPTLEVLAGIPTVVYGYFALMVITPGLKFLHEGFNIYNALSAGIAVGILCLPTVCSLAEDALRAVPRSLRDAAYGLGATRFDVATTVVVPAALSGIVSACLLSISRAIGETMIVALAAGATARMTLDPRQEVQTMTGWIVQMCLGDASHQGMGYFSMYAVAAVLFLITFSLTVIGTLVRNRFREEYQ
- a CDS encoding PstA family ABC transporter permease, giving the protein MNIDLEGQLPSLAPNELIPQPPRVGDSHRRSLKNRHRVDRFFVRFCMLTAFASIVILAVLLGSILYAGLPGMNWHFIRSAPSSVPSEAGIQPAMFGSIWVCSVCALFALPIGVATAIFLEEFPARSKFAKMFQSFVQLNISNLASVPSVVYGMIGLTVFAGMFGLLGSSRAPAVEVGVNYFHQFLSEGDRILRVPVKNQQASATVVASPMTALTSSGTLVQVNVIGARDPLPKSPELRAVTLRSDAESGIISDKAWYYFRFPFGRGVLTGGLTLMLVILPVVIIASQEALRGVPESLREASFGIGATRWQTVQNVTLPCAIPGIMTGSILAMSRAIGEAAPILIICGIIYVGASPANLMDDFSVMPLQIFNWASQPQQEFHAVAAQGIIVLLVILLSFNAIAVFIRQTAQKSLS